The proteins below come from a single Roseiflexus sp. RS-1 genomic window:
- a CDS encoding enhanced serine sensitivity protein SseB C-terminal domain-containing protein, whose translation MFEPVNDLERSLMRAALNPSYRPQFYRDLLEADIFIINYAESDSEEQNNTMSESFELKVPKIERNGQAWLPVFSSLQRLQEFISSETAYVVLKGRDFFELTRDVHIVLNPDSDYGKEFIPQEIERMLDGSIFQPDQRYTAQEETAFLIGRPAVYPTSLVKALCEYFAKNKFVNRAYLVQFYNPKSGEPPHLLIAIDASRDWERIVGDAGVISSEVMGKDDIVDFMRLDDSDFSQHIINSTRPIYQKSFLKKLFGY comes from the coding sequence ATGTTTGAACCAGTCAACGATCTGGAAAGATCACTCATGCGCGCTGCGCTGAACCCATCTTACAGGCCACAGTTTTATCGTGATTTGTTGGAAGCAGACATTTTTATTATTAACTATGCTGAAAGCGATTCCGAGGAGCAAAACAACACCATGTCGGAAAGTTTTGAATTGAAAGTCCCCAAAATTGAAAGGAACGGACAGGCCTGGTTGCCTGTTTTTTCGTCTCTACAACGATTACAGGAATTTATTAGTTCTGAGACGGCATATGTAGTACTAAAAGGAAGAGATTTCTTCGAGCTTACCAGGGATGTCCATATTGTATTAAATCCTGATTCTGATTATGGAAAGGAATTCATTCCGCAAGAGATTGAGCGAATGTTAGACGGGTCTATTTTCCAGCCTGACCAAAGATACACTGCCCAGGAAGAGACTGCATTCCTCATTGGGCGGCCTGCTGTTTACCCTACCAGTCTGGTCAAAGCATTGTGCGAGTATTTTGCAAAAAACAAATTCGTAAATCGGGCATACCTGGTACAGTTCTACAATCCGAAAAGTGGTGAACCACCTCATTTGCTGATAGCCATTGACGCCAGTAGGGATTGGGAGAGAATTGTTGGTGATGCTGGGGTGATTAGCTCTGAAGTTATGGGAAAAGATGACATTGTTGATTTCATGCGTTTGGATGACTCTGATTTCTCTCAGCATATTATTAACTCGACACGACCTATCTACCAGAAATCTTTCCTGAAGAAACTGTTTGGGTATTGA
- a CDS encoding type II toxin-antitoxin system MqsA family antitoxin encodes MVCDICGKEGARIRYVTRSYGKGDNLLVIENIPLVSCPHCGESYFTVETLHEIERIKLHRQSFATKRQVAIAEFASS; translated from the coding sequence ATGGTTTGCGACATTTGTGGTAAAGAAGGCGCGCGCATTCGCTATGTGACTCGCAGTTATGGCAAGGGTGATAACCTGCTGGTCATTGAGAACATTCCGCTGGTAAGTTGTCCCCACTGTGGTGAAAGTTATTTCACGGTGGAGACATTGCACGAGATTGAGCGCATCAAACTTCACCGTCAAAGTTTTGCTACGAAGCGGCAGGTAGCCATAGCGGAGTTTGCATCATCCTAA
- a CDS encoding DUF433 domain-containing protein yields the protein MNWRDYIVVDPGVCHGKACIKGTRIPVSVILDNLAAGLSLDEVLRSYPSLNREAVQAALLYAAELARERVVAIPA from the coding sequence ATGAACTGGCGAGATTACATTGTTGTTGATCCAGGCGTTTGTCATGGGAAAGCCTGTATCAAAGGCACACGCATTCCGGTTTCGGTCATCCTCGACAATCTGGCTGCGGGTCTCTCGCTGGATGAGGTTTTGCGCAGTTATCCATCGTTGAATCGGGAAGCGGTGCAGGCCGCTCTTTTATACGCTGCTGAGTTAGCCCGCGAGCGGGTGGTCGCCATCCCTGCATAG
- a CDS encoding BrnA antitoxin family protein codes for MSGRTRPTTDWARIDAMTDDEIDTSDIPPLTEEFFKRATVRLPRHTVTVTIQVDPDVLAWFKAQGDDYEQRMQAALRIYAEAHKDLQR; via the coding sequence ATGAGCGGAAGAACCAGACCAACAACTGACTGGGCGCGCATCGATGCGATGACCGACGATGAAATCGATACCTCGGATATTCCGCCCTTAACCGAAGAGTTCTTCAAACGAGCAACGGTGCGGCTGCCCAGGCACACGGTCACGGTGACGATCCAGGTTGACCCGGATGTCCTGGCATGGTTCAAAGCCCAGGGTGATGACTACGAACAACGGATGCAGGCCGCTCTCCGCATCTATGCAGAGGCGCACAAGGACCTCCAGCGCTAA
- the ruvC gene encoding crossover junction endodeoxyribonuclease RuvC, whose translation MTATRTIGIDPGTARMGWGVVEETDGVLRLVDCGVLTTSAELSQAERLLLLYNELRHLIEQYHPAAAAIEELFFGKNVNTALTVGQARGVVLLTLAQAGIPVYEYKPLQVKQALAGYGGADKRQMQEMVRLTLRLPAIPRPDDAADAVAVAICHTYAAPMIRRIEEGR comes from the coding sequence GTGACTGCCACGCGGACAATCGGGATCGATCCTGGCACCGCCCGGATGGGATGGGGCGTCGTTGAAGAAACGGATGGAGTGCTGCGTCTGGTCGATTGCGGCGTGTTGACCACATCGGCGGAATTGTCGCAGGCAGAACGGTTGCTCCTGCTCTACAACGAACTTCGCCATTTGATTGAACAATACCACCCTGCCGCTGCTGCTATCGAAGAACTCTTCTTCGGCAAGAACGTCAATACCGCGCTGACCGTCGGGCAGGCGCGCGGTGTTGTGCTCCTGACCCTCGCCCAGGCAGGCATTCCCGTGTACGAATACAAGCCGCTGCAAGTCAAACAGGCGCTGGCGGGGTACGGCGGCGCCGATAAGCGTCAGATGCAGGAGATGGTTCGGCTGACCCTCCGCCTCCCTGCCATTCCGCGCCCCGATGACGCCGCTGATGCCGTGGCGGTTGCGATCTGTCACACCTACGCCGCACCGATGATCCGGCGCATCGAGGAAGGTCGGTAG
- a CDS encoding AraC family transcriptional regulator — protein MNIYVVQPLHVTIRDLPPTMIVYTSVLLQQMKGSYNDQIRDGFENIKDWARQQGYDPSALKVIGIPNINGAQLIGYECALELEIAPLNTEDIHTKQLPGGRYAILSLEKDSATIGETIRRFFAEYVPQHQLTVDLRRPNYEIYYEHVMDFCVPIQ, from the coding sequence ATGAATATTTATGTTGTACAACCTCTACACGTTACCATCCGAGACTTGCCACCGACAATGATTGTCTATACGTCTGTTCTTCTACAACAAATGAAAGGCAGTTATAACGACCAAATTCGAGATGGCTTTGAAAATATAAAAGATTGGGCTCGACAGCAAGGATACGACCCATCGGCGCTCAAGGTCATTGGAATTCCGAACATCAACGGCGCACAATTAATCGGTTATGAGTGCGCTTTGGAACTGGAAATCGCGCCCTTGAACACAGAAGATATTCACACCAAACAACTCCCAGGTGGGCGTTATGCAATTCTATCACTTGAGAAAGATTCGGCTACAATAGGAGAGACTATAAGACGTTTCTTTGCTGAGTATGTACCACAACATCAACTTACTGTCGATCTGCGACGCCCCAATTATGAGATCTACTATGAGCACGTTATGGACTTTTGCGTTCCGATTCAATGA
- a CDS encoding ParE family toxin-like protein — translation MKSAALPSFWTAYVSLEEDIKRSTRKAYRLWAQSPFHPSLHFKCINREENVWSVRVTRGYRALGILEGDTMTWFWIGSHDDYERFFS, via the coding sequence ATGAAATCGGCCGCCTTGCCATCTTTTTGGACGGCCTATGTGTCCCTTGAAGAAGACATCAAGCGTAGCACCAGGAAAGCCTATCGTTTGTGGGCGCAGAGTCCTTTTCATCCTTCTCTGCATTTTAAGTGCATCAATCGTGAAGAGAATGTCTGGTCCGTGAGAGTCACACGCGGCTATCGCGCTTTGGGCATTCTTGAGGGTGATACTATGACGTGGTTTTGGATTGGCAGTCACGATGATTATGAGCGTTTCTTCTCATAA
- a CDS encoding YebC/PmpR family DNA-binding transcriptional regulator — translation MSGHSKWHSIRRTKSVLDQRRGQLFTKLARDITIATREGGSGDPEANFRLRLAVDKARAANMPMENIQRAIDRGLGKGGSDAAAIEEIYYEGYAPGGVALLIEAATDNRNRTASDVRATMTKNGGSPGEPGSVSWMFETKGLITIDLSVKRLDPDEVMLIAIDAGAEDVQIDDDIVEVYTDFKQLAAVRQHLIAAGLPVTGAEKTMIAKTTVQPDTADALKAMKLIEKLEDLDDVQKVYSNLDITSELAEQFVQG, via the coding sequence ATGTCTGGTCACTCGAAATGGCACTCAATACGGCGCACGAAGAGCGTGCTCGATCAGCGGCGCGGGCAACTCTTCACCAAACTGGCGCGCGATATTACGATTGCAACGCGCGAGGGAGGCAGCGGCGACCCCGAAGCAAATTTTCGCCTGCGCCTGGCAGTTGATAAAGCGCGCGCCGCCAATATGCCGATGGAGAACATTCAGCGCGCTATTGATCGCGGCCTGGGCAAAGGTGGCAGCGATGCCGCTGCGATTGAAGAGATCTACTACGAAGGGTACGCCCCTGGCGGCGTGGCGCTCTTAATCGAAGCCGCCACCGATAATCGCAACCGCACCGCTTCTGACGTGCGCGCAACCATGACGAAGAATGGCGGTAGCCCCGGCGAACCAGGTTCAGTCAGCTGGATGTTCGAAACCAAAGGGCTGATCACCATCGATCTGTCGGTCAAACGCCTCGATCCAGATGAAGTGATGCTGATTGCCATCGACGCTGGCGCAGAAGACGTACAGATCGACGACGATATCGTTGAGGTGTACACCGATTTCAAACAACTCGCCGCAGTGCGTCAGCACCTGATCGCCGCCGGGCTGCCGGTGACCGGCGCCGAAAAGACCATGATCGCCAAAACGACGGTGCAGCCTGATACCGCCGATGCGCTCAAGGCGATGAAACTGATCGAGAAACTGGAAGACCTCGACGATGTGCAGAAGGTCTACAGCAATCTGGATATCACCAGCGAACTGGCGGAACAGTTTGTGCAGGGTTAA
- a CDS encoding bleomycin resistance protein produces MQQIAHKMMFRYAIPKFPASDIQASLEFYKNKMGFTEVFDYGDYAAIKRDAVEIHLWECQDKNIAENTACRVAVSDIESLYAEYKQTGVIHPHGTLEEKPWGGKEFVALGIDGNGLFFFEYKGN; encoded by the coding sequence GTGCAACAAATCGCTCACAAGATGATGTTTAGATATGCCATACCAAAATTCCCCGCTTCTGATATACAGGCTTCGCTTGAATTTTACAAGAATAAAATGGGATTTACAGAAGTATTCGACTATGGCGATTATGCCGCCATCAAACGTGACGCAGTAGAGATCCATTTATGGGAATGTCAGGATAAGAATATTGCTGAAAACACTGCTTGTAGGGTGGCAGTCAGCGATATTGAATCTCTCTACGCAGAATACAAGCAAACGGGCGTTATACATCCACATGGAACTTTAGAAGAGAAGCCTTGGGGCGGCAAAGAGTTTGTTGCACTTGGTATCGATGGAAATGGATTATTCTTCTTTGAGTATAAGGGCAACTAG
- a CDS encoding DUF4258 domain-containing protein translates to MRDKVRNRQYVKTLHAEEEMSDDELTIFDVERGILTGEIVERQKDAQTGEWKYLVRGHTVTGDDIAVVGNIGLTGKLVIITVYRL, encoded by the coding sequence ATGCGTGATAAGGTTCGTAACCGCCAGTATGTGAAGACTTTGCACGCCGAAGAAGAAATGAGCGATGATGAATTGACGATTTTTGACGTAGAGCGTGGTATTCTCACAGGAGAAATTGTAGAGCGGCAGAAGGATGCCCAAACAGGCGAGTGGAAGTATCTGGTCAGAGGACACACTGTAACAGGCGATGACATCGCGGTGGTTGGCAATATTGGTCTCACGGGCAAATTGGTCATCATCACGGTGTACCGTTTGTAG